The genomic segment TTTCTGGAAGAGAAGGGAGAAAAGGGATTTCGGGCAAAACAGATTTATGAATGGATTTGGAATAAAAGCGCGTCATCTTTTGATGAAATGACAAACCTATCTATTAAAACACGTGATCTTTTAAAAGAAAGTTTTGCTTTTCAGAAGGTTACAATTGCTCAAAAGCAGGTGAGTTCGGATAAGACCATTAAAGTAGGTTTCAGACTTTTTGATGGTAATCTGGTAGAAGGAGTTCTGATTCCTGCTGATGATCGCATGACTGCTTGTGTTTCTTCTCAGGTAGGTTGCTCTTTGACCTGTAAATTCTGCGCTACAGGTTATATGGAAAGGAAGAGAAATCTTGAGCCTGGAGAAATATATGATCAGGTTGTTTTGATAAGACAGCTGGCAGAGGAACATTATAATACACCTTTAACAAACATTGTATTTATGGGAATGGGAGAACCCTTGCTCAATTATGCCAATGTTTTGAAGGGAATAGAAATGATCTCGTCTCCGGAAGGCTTAAATATGGCTTCCAAAAGGATAACACTTTCTACTGCAGGGGTCGCCAAAATGATCAAAAAACTTGCGGATGATGAGGTGAAATTTAACCTGGCTTTGTCGTTACATGCTGCAAATGATGTGAAGAGAAATGAGATCATGCCGATCAACGAAACAAATAGTCTTGAAGCATTAGGAGAGGCGTTAAGATATTTTTACAAAAAAACAGGCACACGGGTTACTTATGAATATATCGTATTCCATGATGTGAATGATAAGATTGAGGATGCCCGGGAACTATATGAATTCAGTAAAATCATACCTTGTAAAATCAATATTATAGAATACAACCCGATTGCGGAAGCTTCATATGTGAATGCTAAAGAAGATAGAATTGAAAAATTCAGAGCATTTCTGGAAGCTAAAGGTGTTACGGTGAATGTTCGCAGAAGCAGGGGCAAAGACATAGATGCCGCCTGCGGTCAGCTTGCGATCAAAGAGAAACCAGGATCAGTTGCCTAAGACTCCCTAAAAGGCAACTGAAATATTAGTGGCAAAATCTGCTCCTTTTCCATGCTGAGGAAAAATAAAGCCGGTAAGGTTATCCGAACTAAATCCCCACTTAAAACTTTGTCCTATTTTAAAGCTGAAAAAAGCACCTA from the Sporocytophaga myxococcoides genome contains:
- the rlmN gene encoding 23S rRNA (adenine(2503)-C(2))-methyltransferase RlmN, with the translated sequence MSTQVLKDIRKQTIQDLKNFLEEKGEKGFRAKQIYEWIWNKSASSFDEMTNLSIKTRDLLKESFAFQKVTIAQKQVSSDKTIKVGFRLFDGNLVEGVLIPADDRMTACVSSQVGCSLTCKFCATGYMERKRNLEPGEIYDQVVLIRQLAEEHYNTPLTNIVFMGMGEPLLNYANVLKGIEMISSPEGLNMASKRITLSTAGVAKMIKKLADDEVKFNLALSLHAANDVKRNEIMPINETNSLEALGEALRYFYKKTGTRVTYEYIVFHDVNDKIEDARELYEFSKIIPCKINIIEYNPIAEASYVNAKEDRIEKFRAFLEAKGVTVNVRRSRGKDIDAACGQLAIKEKPGSVA